Proteins encoded within one genomic window of Amorphoplanes friuliensis DSM 7358:
- a CDS encoding carbohydrate ABC transporter permease — MTSVAEKTGEGRVGTTPPSPPGAARRAAGWARRAPLLPALIFMIIVTQLPFVATLVISFMDWNAYYPDERGFAGIDNFKRVFTDVNMRDAVWTTILLTVGVVLISLILGLGIALLLDRKFRGRGAVRTMMIAPFLVVPVAAALLWKHALYNPEYGLFNGALTWLWGLFGADAPQPDWISNAPLWSVIFALVWQWTPFMMLILLAGLQGRPLDVVEAARIDGASSWQIFRSMTLPHLRQYLELGALLGSIYIVQNFDAVFTITSGGLGTANLPYTIYQIFYQAHDYGRASAAAVIVVIGTIIIATFALRTVSSLFKEDPGR, encoded by the coding sequence ATGACTTCCGTAGCCGAGAAGACCGGTGAGGGCCGGGTCGGCACCACTCCTCCGAGCCCGCCCGGCGCCGCTCGCCGGGCCGCGGGCTGGGCACGCCGGGCACCATTGCTGCCGGCGCTCATCTTCATGATCATCGTGACCCAGCTGCCGTTCGTGGCGACCCTGGTCATCTCGTTCATGGACTGGAACGCGTACTACCCGGACGAGCGCGGGTTCGCCGGGATCGACAACTTCAAGCGCGTCTTCACCGACGTCAACATGCGGGACGCCGTCTGGACGACGATCCTGCTCACCGTCGGTGTGGTCCTGATCAGCCTGATCCTCGGCCTGGGCATCGCGCTGCTGCTGGACCGCAAGTTCCGCGGCCGGGGCGCGGTCCGCACGATGATGATCGCGCCGTTCCTGGTCGTGCCGGTCGCCGCGGCCCTGCTCTGGAAGCACGCTCTCTACAACCCCGAGTACGGCCTCTTCAACGGCGCTCTGACCTGGCTCTGGGGGCTCTTCGGGGCCGACGCCCCGCAACCGGACTGGATCAGCAACGCGCCGCTCTGGTCGGTCATCTTCGCCCTGGTCTGGCAGTGGACGCCGTTCATGATGCTCATCCTGCTGGCCGGGCTCCAGGGCCGTCCGCTCGACGTCGTGGAGGCGGCGCGCATCGACGGCGCCAGCAGCTGGCAGATCTTCCGCAGCATGACGCTGCCGCACCTGCGCCAGTACCTCGAGCTCGGCGCGCTGCTCGGCTCGATCTACATCGTGCAGAACTTCGACGCCGTTTTCACGATCACCTCCGGCGGTCTCGGTACGGCGAACCTCCCGTACACGATCTACCAGATCTTCTACCAGGCCCACGATTACGGCCGGGCCTCCGCG
- a CDS encoding ABC transporter substrate-binding protein encodes MSRARIRAVMSGAAAALLAVALAGCAGWGGGGGGSSDANSIDVLMVNNPQMIDLQNLTADNFTKQTGINVNFTVLPENDVRDKISQEFSSQAGQYDIASLSNFEIPIYAKSKWIAPLDTYVAADTAFNQADILPPMTKSLTADDNKLYGEPFYGESSFLMYRKDVLDAQGIQMPAKPTWQQVADIAAQVDGKQPGMAGICLRGQPGWGQIFAPLTTVVNTFGGTWFDADWNARVDAPEFKQATQFYVDLVRAHGEVGAPQAGFTECLNNLIQGNVAMWYDATSAAGSLEAADSPVKGKMGYVAAPVVKTQSSGWLYAWSWSIQQASKKKDNAWKFISWASSKEYEELVGSQLGWSKVPAGKRASTYENQDYLKEASAFAEPTEQAISSADPRNPGVQPRPAIGIQFVDIPEFTDLGTQVSQYVSSAIAGQMSVDEALKRGQRLADDVAERYRSRENG; translated from the coding sequence ATGTCTCGTGCTCGCATTCGCGCGGTTATGTCGGGAGCGGCGGCAGCGCTGCTGGCGGTGGCACTCGCCGGATGTGCCGGCTGGGGCGGGGGCGGCGGGGGCTCCAGCGACGCGAACAGCATCGACGTCCTGATGGTCAACAACCCGCAGATGATCGACCTGCAGAACCTGACCGCGGACAACTTCACCAAGCAGACCGGCATCAACGTCAACTTCACGGTCCTGCCGGAGAACGACGTCCGCGACAAGATCAGCCAGGAGTTCTCCAGTCAGGCCGGTCAGTACGACATCGCCTCGCTGAGCAACTTCGAGATCCCGATCTACGCGAAGAGCAAGTGGATCGCGCCGCTGGACACCTACGTCGCGGCCGACACGGCCTTCAACCAGGCGGACATCCTGCCGCCGATGACGAAGTCGCTGACCGCCGACGACAACAAGCTGTACGGCGAACCGTTCTACGGCGAGTCCTCCTTCCTGATGTACCGCAAGGACGTCCTCGACGCGCAGGGCATCCAGATGCCCGCGAAGCCGACCTGGCAGCAGGTCGCCGACATCGCGGCCCAGGTCGACGGCAAACAGCCCGGGATGGCCGGCATCTGCCTGCGCGGCCAGCCCGGCTGGGGCCAGATCTTCGCCCCGCTCACGACGGTGGTGAACACCTTCGGGGGTACGTGGTTCGACGCGGACTGGAACGCCCGGGTCGACGCGCCGGAGTTCAAGCAGGCCACGCAGTTCTACGTCGACCTGGTCCGGGCGCACGGCGAGGTCGGCGCACCGCAGGCCGGCTTCACCGAGTGCCTCAACAACCTGATCCAGGGCAACGTCGCCATGTGGTACGACGCGACCAGCGCCGCCGGCTCGCTCGAGGCCGCCGACTCCCCGGTCAAGGGCAAGATGGGCTACGTCGCCGCGCCGGTGGTCAAGACGCAGAGTTCCGGCTGGCTCTACGCCTGGTCGTGGAGCATCCAGCAGGCCAGCAAGAAGAAGGACAACGCCTGGAAGTTCATCTCCTGGGCGTCGAGCAAGGAGTACGAGGAGCTGGTCGGCAGTCAGCTCGGCTGGTCCAAGGTGCCGGCCGGCAAACGCGCCTCGACGTACGAGAACCAGGACTATCTCAAGGAGGCGTCGGCCTTCGCCGAGCCCACCGAGCAGGCCATCTCCAGTGCCGACCCCCGCAACCCCGGCGTCCAGCCGCGCCCGGCGATCGGCATCCAGTTCGTCGACATCCCGGAGTTCACCGACCTCGGTACGCAGGTCTCGCAGTACGTCAGCTCGGCCATCGCCGGGCAGATGTCCGTCGACGAGGCCCTGAAACGTGGTCAACGTCTGGCCGACGACGTCGCCGAACGGTACCGATCCCGCGAGAACGGCTGA
- a CDS encoding RNA-binding S4 domain-containing protein produces MRDVAIDSDMIRLGQFLKLADLIDTGGEAKVLISVGDVSVNGEVDTRRGRQLHPGDVVTVRGQSARVA; encoded by the coding sequence ATGCGTGACGTGGCGATCGACAGCGACATGATCAGACTCGGACAGTTCCTCAAGCTGGCCGACCTCATCGACACCGGTGGGGAGGCCAAGGTGCTGATCTCTGTCGGCGATGTCTCGGTCAACGGTGAGGTCGACACCCGGCGCGGCCGGCAGTTGCATCCCGGCGATGTCGTCACGGTCCGCGGGCAGTCCGCACGGGTCGCCTGA